The Lathyrus oleraceus cultivar Zhongwan6 chromosome 5, CAAS_Psat_ZW6_1.0, whole genome shotgun sequence genome includes the window cttgttattattttttttacaGGTTTAATAAAAAAGATTGATGAAATAAGCACCTTATGTGGGATTGAAGCATGTGCTATAATATTTGGTGAAAGCGAACCACAACCTGAGGTTTGGCCATCTCCAATGGGAGTCCAAAAGGTATTATCAAGGTTTAAGAGATTGCCTGAAATGGAACAAAGTAAAAAAATGTTGAATCAAGAAAGTTTCATGAAGCAAAGGATTCAAAAAGCACAAGAACATTTAAACAAACAAAAGATTGACAACAAAAGGAAGGAAATGACACATCTTATGTTTCAATGCCTTAATGCTGGTCAGATTTTTGAAAGTGTTAACATGAGTGATCTCAATGATCTATCATGGTTGATTGATCTGAACTTGAAACAAATCGAAAGGAAAATCGATGAGACTCAAGTCAAAGAAGTTGTTGAAAATCGAGTCGAAAATATTAATGGAATGGAGCAAGGAATGATGAACAATGTTGATGTTATGCAAAGACAAAATTGGTCCATGGACTTCAACAACAATATTGGTGATATATTACCATTTGAAAATGGTAATTGTCTACCAAATGGCTTTTGGTCTTAATCCATAAGTCTTTTGAAAAAATATGCACTCTTTTTAGTGCTTTAAGAGTCTCTTGAATTTCAATTGTTAGAATAATTAATGTTTAATTTCATTTCATTAGTTAGATGTTTTTAGGCTTAGAAATGACGCATTAATAATTTATCAAGTGTAGTCTTCATATATCTTGAATTTCTACAATTTATTACTAATTTATCAAGTGTAGTCTTCATATATCTTGAATTTCTACAATTTATTACTAGTGTTCTTTATGTTTAAATGTTATTGCCTAGACTATATTAATGAATTGTTTATAAATCGGTCTCCAGAATACTTGTTGTCGCCCAGCAAAAAATACCCAAGCCTATTGCATGCTCGAAATACATTAGAGTTGCcattaaattttatttattctaaaacAAAGGAAAAATATCAATAAATCCCAAAGGGGAGAGAAAAAGAGTAAAaaagtcggttatgcaagagAAATGAATTAGCATCCCTCACATatgttgtactcaacgagaaccattttgattgttctttgcacGGATGAGTATCATTCAATATTTTAAAAACCGGACCGAATTGGCCGGTTCAACCGGTTGGACCAGGAATCAGAGATGAATCTGGTTGGGTCAACCTTTCAAAACAGCTAGTGGGTCAAAACTGGAGTAAAATCAGAAAAACCAAATTGAACCGTTCAAAACCATTCAAACCAAATAACCGGAGCCGATTTTGTCAAACCGCTCGATTCAAAAAAATTCATCAAGTTGACCATTTTTTAAAgtattttataaattttaatatgtcaatatcaaaacTTAACATATATTCacaatcacaaaaaaaaatccGTATTTTTTTACAACCATACAAACTTCTAAGTTTTGTCACTCCattatagtttttctttcaaccACACTCATTCATCATCACACCGTCTCTTTCAAACATAGTCACGATATCCAACTCAATTTTGATTATCGTTCAAGtcaatattgtttgttgttgtcaaTTAAGATTTATTTATCGTAGTTCAATTCAAATTCCTTTTTTTGTTGTTTAATgaaatatattatattatttatttttggtattttatcttatttaatttaggtattcttaattatttgaactttattttagttattatattctattattttaattttggtttgaattagtTTAATTTAGTTTATTGTAATTCTTTAATTTGGTTAAATTGTTCTTAAATAAATGTTGCAATGAAGTGTAGAACTATGTTATGTTATTATATGTATTATCGATTTGTTGTATTAAATTTgtaatgaatttttgaaatacttattttattaagttgtgaacATATGATTATGTCTGACATATTTatgaaatttatttttatattattaatttatttaataaacgGTTCGACCTTAGGTTTAACCGATTGAATCAATTGAACCTTAAACGGTAAGTTTCACCAATTCGATCTCCAGTCCAATTTTTAAAACATTGGTACTATTATCTAAACGCTACATGTGATTGGTTTTAATTAAGGAGAAAATAACTTTTTAAAtaatgtgctcgccaagattTCGGAACCTTGTACCTACGTATTCACATGGTAtaatgagaaaatcagagctctgtagttcgtGGTGTAGAAAATGAGTGTTTGTTTGTTAATTTTAAGGAACAATCTTATAATTGTATCCTAGAAGTGTTTTGACATTAGCTGTTTAATCCTGGTTCGGATGCTCTAAGTTGTTAGTCTGACTGCTAAGGAATGAGTTGTAACAGTTCTTTTATGAAAATAAATTGCTGCTTGAATAAACAATTGAAAATATTGGTGTTTAAACCCAGAACATGAATATAAAAGTGGTGTCTGAACCAAGAACAAGAAAATAAAAGTGGTGTCTTAACCAAGAACGGGAAAATAAAAGTGGTGTCATAATCAAGAACAAGAAATAAAggtggtgtcataaccaagagGGTGTTTTAACCATGAGCTGATGATTAACCCAAAGAGAGGGGATTTCTTTAACCAAGGGATGATGATTAACCCAGAGAGGGGGGGTGTTTTAACCAAGAGatggtgattaacccaaagagaGGAGTCTTTTAACCAAGAAGGAAAGGAAAGGCAAACATAATTGTGGTGAGAAAAGAAGCTCACAAGGCTACCATTTATGATGTATTATATGTACCTTCTATGACAAGTAATTTGATAAGTATAGGTGAATTACTTGCAAAAGATTACAAAATGAAGATGGAATATAATCAAGTGAAGGCGTATGATGGTGAAGGAAGATTTATCTAGAGAGCACCATTGGCAGACAACAAAATCCTCAAGATTGAGATCAACATGGTTGATCATCAATGTCTTGATTAAGCTATAAAAGAAGACAAGAACCGGTTATGGCATCACAAGTATGGACATTTGAACTTTAGAAGTTTAAGTATGCTCAAGATGAAGAAGATGGTGTATGATCTACCTCAAATAAAGGATTCAAGTCAGATGTGTGAAGAATGTTACTGAGCCAAACAAGCAAGGAGGTCAATAAAAAATGACTTTATTGTGAAGTCAAGACAATAGCTGGAACTTGTTCATTCTGATGAATGTGGGCCTTTTGAAGTGGGATCAACTAGAGTTAACTACAATTTCCTAACTTTCATAGATGAGTTTATAAGATACATATGCATTTATCTGATTGGAAGAAAGAGTTATGTATTCACCCAATTGAGAGATTTCAATTGCTATTTAAAAAGAAAAGTGAAGCAATATTGAGAAattgagaactgatggtggagaTGAAAACACCTCTATGAAATTTGCAAAATTCTATAATGATGATAGCATAAAGTATAAGATCATTCACCCTACAAACCAAAACGCACTGGAATATCATAAAAGAATGATGGATGTATACTGAATATGGCAAGAGCATGTTGAAAGCTAAGGACATGCCAAATAAATTTTCGGGTGAAGTAGTTTCAACAACAGGGTTGGGCAGGGTTGAAACCAAATGTTGATCATTTCAAAGTGTTTGAATTAATGTGCTTCAGAAATGTACCTAAATAATTTAGAAGAAAGTTGGATAATAGAAGTCAAGCAACGGTCTTCATAGGTTATCACTCAACTGATGCTTACAAACTGTATTCACCAAGTGAGGATAAACTTGGGATAAGTTGATATGTTCAAGTAGATGAGAGAAAGAGATAGAACTGGACTCAGAAGTCAATTCAAAATGATGAAGATACAATCAGAACTGCGATTGAAGATGATCAACAAAATGAAGAGATATTTGCTCAAGGTCGAGGATCATAAGAACAAAATGTTATAAGGTATACTAAAACAAGCTCTGAATCAGTAAGATTAACCAGTTATAAAAGATTTATAGACCAAGCAATTGATGTAGAAGGTGATGTGATATAAGATTAACTGGTATTGACTTCAATGAGGTATATGCACATGTTGCAAGATTGGAGATAATAAGAATTGTTGTGGCTACTGAATCATACAAAGGATGGAAGATAAATCAGTTTGATATAAAGTCAGCATTTTTAATGGACCATTGGAAGAAGAGGTTTATGTTTGCCAACCATTGGGTTTTGAAATCAAAGGGCATGAACTGAAAATGTATAGGTTGAGGAAGGCCTTGTATGGcttgaaacaagctccaagagcttgaAATAAAAGAATAGATGGCTTCCCGATCAAGGCAGGATTCACAAAATGCAATTCATAGCATGAAGTGTATGTCAATGTTACAAACAGGCTCAGCAAAATCATTCTTTGTCTGTATGTGAATGATTTGCTGATTGTAGGATCATATCAAGATTAGATCATGAAGTGCAAGGCTGAATTGATTTCGGAATTTGAAATGTCTTATCTTGGAAACCTGTCATATTTTATAGGGATGAAGTTAAAAAACAAAAGCAAATGAATGTTCCTCCATCAAAATAAGTATGTTGAAGACATCCTGAAGAGGTTCAAGATCATAAACTGTAATGCAATTGTCACACCATTGGAGACAAGAGCAAAATTGAGAAAGAATACAAATGATGAGCTTGTAAATGCAACATTGTACAAGCAAATCATTGGATTCTTGAGGTATCAATGCAACACCAGACCAGTCATTTGTTAAAGTGTTGGGTTGTTTAGAAGACTCATGGAGCTACATTTTtactttattaaaaaaaattatccACATTTTGTTCTTGAACCACCTTACGAATTCTCATTAGCGGAACTTGGAAAGTTTGCATTACTAGTAAAATATAATCCTACTAAACTATTTTTGTGGGATTAGACCTGAACTGGTCTTGTACAGACTACTCTACAGATATTGTTGAAgtttttgaatcaaacacttgTATGCATGGTGATGATGATCATCATATTTTAACAATATGATTCGCATTCTTGAATAGTAAGGGTGTTCAAATTAACCAATTAGTTGCATAATTTATATTCATATTAAGTACGGTTTTTAAAAATCGATTAATTATTAGTATGATTTTAACCAAAATCATATTTTATACATGTTATTAATATGATTTTAACGAAATTCATATTTTAGACATTGATATCCAAAATAAAACTAAATTAGTCTAGTTTTTTAAAATCACAAAAAATCTTAAGttaaatttttattaaataaattttcaaaaaataatttaatttataaaaactttttataatatttttttgtttttgaaaaattaaaagaattaaattatttttatttttatttttggaaaataatatttttttaggaaaataaaaaaataatttaaaaaaatattttttttcttcataaaaaCATAAGAATGAACACAATTGAATTTT containing:
- the LOC127080462 gene encoding agamous-like MADS-box protein AGL80 → MARKKVKLAYITCDSKRRGTFKKRKNGLIKKIDEISTLCGIEACAIIFGESEPQPEVWPSPMGVQKVLSRFKRLPEMEQSKKMLNQESFMKQRIQKAQEHLNKQKIDNKRKEMTHLMFQCLNAGQIFESVNMSDLNDLSWLIDLNLKQIERKIDETQVKEVVENRVENINGMEQGMMNNVDVMQRQNWSMDFNNNIGDILPFENGNCLPNGFWS